One region of Chitinophagales bacterium genomic DNA includes:
- a CDS encoding transposase, whose amino-acid sequence MTTRTTYSQSHHVYFITFTCLQWLPLFEITALYDYIYDWFARLRKDSNQLIGYVIMPNHIHLLLFIPDRSKPVNDIIKEGKRFMAYEIVKWLKQLNRKDILMKLSSALTDKGKEKRKVS is encoded by the coding sequence TTGACAACACGAACTACATATTCCCAAAGCCATCATGTCTATTTTATCACGTTCACCTGTCTGCAATGGCTGCCTTTATTTGAAATAACGGCACTCTATGATTACATATATGACTGGTTTGCAAGATTACGTAAGGATAGTAATCAATTGATCGGTTATGTGATAATGCCGAATCATATTCATTTATTACTTTTTATACCCGACCGCTCAAAACCTGTTAATGATATCATTAAAGAAGGAAAGCGATTTATGGCGTATGAAATTGTGAAGTGGCTCAAACAGTTAAACCGAAAAGATATACTAATGAAACTGTCAAGCGCACTTACTGATAAAGGAAAGGAAAAAAGGAAAGTATCATAG